CGAAAGGCTATCCCGGAATAATCGGCAGGTTGGATACGTGTTACTCACCCGTGCGCCGGTCGCCATCAACCTATTGCTAGGTCATGCTGCCCCTCGACTTGCATGTGTTAAGCCTGTAGCTAGCGTTCATCCTGAGCCAGGATCAAACTCTTCATTGTAAAAGTATTGTTAGTCGGTATTGCTACCGATTCTTGCTCTGTTCAGGACGCTCGGTCTATTAAAAGTTTTCAAATTACCTATATATATAAGTTACTTGACGGTTCTTTTTTTATACCCAAGATTACTCCAAAAATGCAGTAACCTTGCTCTTGTACTACTTGTATTGTTTATGTAAATTCTTCAAAGATCGCTTCTTTTTTAAACTGATTTTCTTTTCAGAAAGCGGATGCAAAGGTAAGAACTTTTAAGCATATACTCCAAATAATTTCGGAAGTTTTTTTTCTTTTTTCTTTTTCTCGTCGTCTCTCTTTGCGAAAGGGAGGTAAAAGAAGAAGAGAAAGGAGTTCTTAGCAAACCGGTTTCTTAATCAGCAAGTCAATCGTCGATTGCATTCCTTTCGGAAAGCGGGTGCAAAGGTAAGAACTTTATCACATAACCTCCAAATGTTTCGGAAGTTTTTTTTCAAATTTCTTTTCGACTGCCGCATTCTTGGTTGGAATTAAGGCAAAAGGAAAGAAAAACGTCAGAGTTCTTACGCCGTTTCTGTCAGAATGTCAATTGCAAGGCTTTCCGTCTCTTGGAAAGCGGGTGCAAAAGTAGCGCATATATCCATTCAATCCAAATATATCTATCATTTTTTCACAAGTTTTTTGAAACTAATTTGTAACTCGTTGATTGATAAGGATGTTGTAGAACATATTTTTAAAAGGAGGTGTGGGCGGGCACGGAAGGATATACATTATATATATACGTGCACGCGAGAAAGAGGAATTGAGATAGCCTACACCGGAGAAGCTCTAACGCAAGTGCTCCGTGGTTAAATCATATTTCGTATCAACGATAAGCCGCAATGCAAAGATTTGCCCCACGAGACCGTTCTTTTCGTCTCGTGGAAGGATGTTTGTCATCCCACGGGGCGAGGTGGTGCCGTCCCGTGAGACGGATTTCGTCACTTCACGAGGCCGCTTTGCTTCGAAGCCGGGGAAGAATCCATTGCTTCGTCCGGTCGTTCCAGATAGCATTGTCTTCCGGGCGGGGAGGTGCTTCGTCGGGGATGGGGCAACCCATGTAGGTGCGCTGCCCACCGATACGCTTCTCGAAGCGGTAAGGGTCGAGTGAATGGCTCTGCTCGGCAGCCTCCAGCTTCAAAAGCTCTGCATGCAGGAAGGCTGAGGTACGGCTGCCGGGAACCGTGAAATTAGCAAAATACTGGTGTACGTCACTGCTGTTCAGCAAGGACGGCCCTTTGTCGTAGAGCAGGATGTGCTGCTTGAAAAAGCCTACGGCCTCTTTGAAGTGACGGTTCAACAAACCACCATAGCCGGATTTCATGCAGGCGATTTCCGCCCAACTGCTTTCCAGGCACAGCCCGTCCACCAATTCCTGCCAGGGACGAATGGCGCGAAGAGGACTACCGCCGGAAAAAGGAGCAACGGAAGCATTGGTGGAGACACCGGTATCGGCAGGGACACTGGTATCATTACGATCAACAGCAGCAGATATTTCTTTTTCTTTTGCTGCTGTTGTTATTATATCTCTTATATTCTCTTTTTGCTGTAGATTTTCATTCGATAAGCCACTGATATTCGGAGTATTGCAATTTATTTCAGATTCATTTCCATCGCGATTTTTGTCCATTGTCTGCCTGTTTTTCGTCGAAAAGACGGCATTTTTGCCCGGTTTTACATCATTGTCCGGGTACTTTTTGCCATTTTGCCCACTGTTTTCCGCTATGTTTTCTTCTGCTTTTTGCGGTTCTACAACGCATTTCGTATTGAGCTGCACAGGTGAAAAACAACTGTCGGTGACGGTGAACAAACCGAAATCCGTAACGATCTTCATCATATAAGGATAGGTAAAATTACGAGTGGCAAAAGGTTTCAGGTATTTCAGCTCCGCTTCCATATCAGGCAGCAGGCTCAGCTTTTCCATTATATACCAGTAGGCGCCGTAAGCCTTGCCGCCTTCCTGACGGAGCATGTTCTGGATGCGGGGATCATTGAAAGCCATAATCTCATGTTTAAGGTAAAAGTGCTTATTCATTTCTGCTTAATTCTGTTTTAAATAATTTATCTTTTTGACTCTGCAAAGATCCGACATATATACCAATATACCAAAAACGACTTTTCGCGAAAAAAGCCGTTTTGTATTATTTGGAAATCAAAAAAGGAAACAGAAATCAGTCCTTCGGATACAACTCGATTTGCACCATGAACAACTGTTTTTCAACGCTTTAATGCTTATCACATGTCTACTTCCATCCGCATCCATGAAATCTATAAGCAGATGCAGGGTATTGGCAAGTGCGCGAAATCCATACAGTCTTGCTCCCTCATTGTTGCTGACCAGCAGATGCACTAATGGGGTCAAGAAAGGTATACGCTCTTCATATTCCACACGTAAACAACTGTGACACTGCAACAAGCACTCCATTGCTCAATTCAAGTCTTCATTCTCTTTCTCAAAACAATATGGAAACCTTTACCACAAAAATACTTTACCTTCCAAATAGGGCTTTTTTAGCCATAATCGTACTATTTGAAAACTGTTTATTTATGATATGATAACATATCGAATGCAAACAATGTTTTTAAAACTCAAAAACGATAGCGCAATGCTTCGTCATAAACCCGCATTTTTCCAACGTTCTTCGCGAAACGATATTATCAGCGGCACAACCCGCAATGGGAGTATATCCCGCTTTCAAGCATGTTTCCTTCAGATGTGAAATTATGAGCGTAGCATACCCTTGCCTGCGAAATACCGGATTCACCCACATTCCTACATCTAAAATTTCTTTGTCCGGAAGGACACGGATAAGATATCCACACCCCCAGAAGCACTCCATCCTTTTCGTACATAAGTATCATCCGGATACGGAACATCACTTTACCAAGTCGATGTAATCTCCATATCCTTCCACCTTCATTTTATCTTTAGGAATAAAGCGCAACGAAGCACTGTTGATGCAATAGCGTAAACCGCCTTTATCCGCTGGACCATCTGTAAAGACATGCCCTAAGTGGGCATCGCCTGCAGCACTCCGGACCTCTGTACGCACCATGCCATGGGATGTATCCATTTTCTCTTGAATAAGTTTACGGTCAATCGGCTTTGAGAAACTGGGCCAACCACAACCGGAATCAAACTTATCAGTTGAAACAAACAAAGGCTCACCCGTAGTGATGTCTACATAAATGCCGGGACGGTGTTCATCCCAATAATCATTATGAAAAGCCAGCTCGGTTGCATTCTTTTGAGTCACGGCATATTGTTCCGGAGTAAGTTTGGAACGTAAGGCCGCATCATCCGGTTTACTATAAGCGGGGGCAGATTTCTTCTGCATTTTAGCCTTACGTGCCAAGTCGAATAACTCAGGATGGATATGGCAATACCCACCCGGATTCTTATCCAGATAATCCTGATGATATTCTTCTGCCGGATAAAAGTTCTCCAAAGGCTTCATTTCTACTGCCAGCGGACGGGTATAAGTTGCAGCCAAACGGTGTACCGTTTCCTGAATGACCGATAAATCTGCCGGATCGGTGTAATAGATGCCTGTACGATATTGAGTACCCCTATCATTACCTTGCTTGTTTACACTGGTAGGGTCGATGGTTTTGAAATAAAGATCTATAAGAAAAGGCAGGTCCACTTTCACGGGATCATACTGCACTTTCACGGTTTCTGCAAAATCGGTAGTTCCGGTACATACCTGTTTATAAGTCGGATTGGCAATATTGCCGTTTGCATAACCTACTTGCGTTGCCTCTACGCCATCAATCAGTTTCAGAAAGTGTTCGGTTCCCCAGAAACAGCCTCCTGCCAAATAAATTTCCTTAGTTGATTTCATATCTTCTTTCTTT
The nucleotide sequence above comes from Bacteroides intestinalis DSM 17393. Encoded proteins:
- a CDS encoding GNAT family N-acetyltransferase, with translation MECFWGCGYLIRVLPDKEILDVGMWVNPVFRRQGYATLIISHLKETCLKAGYTPIAGCAADNIVSRRTLEKCGFMTKHCAIVFEF
- the msrB gene encoding peptide-methionine (R)-S-oxide reductase MsrB, translating into MKQLIFVFILLTSCLACANNRAGQTEKKEDMKSTKEIYLAGGCFWGTEHFLKLIDGVEATQVGYANGNIANPTYKQVCTGTTDFAETVKVQYDPVKVDLPFLIDLYFKTIDPTSVNKQGNDRGTQYRTGIYYTDPADLSVIQETVHRLAATYTRPLAVEMKPLENFYPAEEYHQDYLDKNPGGYCHIHPELFDLARKAKMQKKSAPAYSKPDDAALRSKLTPEQYAVTQKNATELAFHNDYWDEHRPGIYVDITTGEPLFVSTDKFDSGCGWPSFSKPIDRKLIQEKMDTSHGMVRTEVRSAAGDAHLGHVFTDGPADKGGLRYCINSASLRFIPKDKMKVEGYGDYIDLVK
- a CDS encoding DUF7833 domain-containing protein translates to MAFNDPRIQNMLRQEGGKAYGAYWYIMEKLSLLPDMEAELKYLKPFATRNFTYPYMMKIVTDFGLFTVTDSCFSPVQLNTKCVVEPQKAEENIAENSGQNGKKYPDNDVKPGKNAVFSTKNRQTMDKNRDGNESEINCNTPNISGLSNENLQQKENIRDIITTAAKEKEISAAVDRNDTSVPADTGVSTNASVAPFSGGSPLRAIRPWQELVDGLCLESSWAEIACMKSGYGGLLNRHFKEAVGFFKQHILLYDKGPSLLNSSDVHQYFANFTVPGSRTSAFLHAELLKLEAAEQSHSLDPYRFEKRIGGQRTYMGCPIPDEAPPRPEDNAIWNDRTKQWILPRLRSKAAS